AGGAATATACTATTGACACCCAAAAATATTGTAGTATATAAAATGCATTATTGCATATTTgataatgcatttttatgtgtaCACTATTGTCTCTTTTAATAATGAATATGGATTATACAAATATCAAGGATTCAAATTGAGTTTTGTATAGTatgacaaaatatttatttgacaCAACATTATTTATGATGAATTTAACTTTGCAGTTAATGATACTTGCAttgataaatattatatattatgtagtatatatttttaaaagtcaACGTAGGAGTTTGAGTTTAACATGAAAATTGAATATCTGAACTGAagttaatgaatttaaaattagtGATATGCTTTGCTTTCATGGatcataatatttaattattaaaacggCTCACATTatgaataaatattatatttaatttaaaagttTCGTTATGCCCCTATGAACAAGTGGgctatttcaaaatatttttctagTAAAATGATTAATTTGAGATTTTGAAATGGGCTTGGACATAATTTGAATGGGCCAACTGATTTTTTGATATTGAAATTAttttcatactaaaattgaTACTGATTTGATTTATTGGACTTAAATAGTACTCCACTACAAGACATATAATAAATATCCGGCCAACTAATACTTTATCATCTCAATCCTATATTCctatttattcaaaataattatttttgcatGTTTATTACTTCATCTGTCtaattacaaatgtctcactttccataatgaGATGTTATAtcacaaatgtctcattcaatttttaacaatatattttttctctatacctaatatttaaataatttttatcaacTCATTTTGTCTACTTTCTATACatttttaatctccgtgctgAAGAGTAATGAAACATCTGTAATGAGACGGAGAGAATATTAAAAGTAGGCATCTTTGTGAGTTCCCACATATACTATTGTCTTCCATGAAAGATAAAGACATATGGGTTTGTTTTTAGGTGAAAGTACCGGTGATGATGAGACAAATGATATGATGATCTTAAAGATACTAGCACAtcattattttctcaaaaaaaaaaagagatactCCATTATTGCCcactaaaataattaaataagtttaGTCTTATTCTAAAATGTTGTGCTTTCGATAATAATAACCAATTTATGAGAACGTGTACATATAAAATATGTCATCAACAATTTCTGCaagataattataaatataaaacaatACTACTTGTGATCACATAATATTCCATTCGTCTCATTATAATAGGTTCGTTTTTTTTTGGATATGAAGATTAAGAAagtaagaaacttatttttttaagataaaAGTGATGTGGTCCATGTTAATGAGTCTAATCCAATGTAACtttcaaaatgaaaaacgagtccAGTCTAATGCGACGTAATGAAGTATTTATgtttcacaatcaaaatattattaGATTACAAAATTCCTAATACTCAAATGATTACTTGAATCCTTCAGTATCATGGAACTGAATGATCTCACAAGAGTCTatagaaaaattgaaatattagAATTTGTCTAATTCAGCTACAAACCTTCAATTCAACTTAACACACAAATCTATAGTTGAGACTATGTTCTTCAAAAGAAGCAGGCCAAAATAATTATTGTAGTCAAAAGAATTTATTCTATTTCTTAGTGTGTTGGTGTATTCATCCAAAAAGTTACAggtaaaaagaagaaagaaatcaaTGGAATCTATGATCTGATTTGCTGAAAGCTTCCACTTTTTGAAGAGAGGGGGTGGTTGAAGTGGGGTAGGGGGGGTGGCAAGCTTTCGGCTTACTTGTCTTTTTTTCATTATCAAAATGCTTACTTTAGAGGAACCCTCATCTCTAAATACTATATTCCTATTAGAATTTTTCAAACACCATACTGTTACATCCCCACCACCACTTTCTTATTTGTGTATATGTAGTGTTGGGATATAAgtttatttcacttttttttttgtctgaaTCTTGCTTTGTTTTGTTCTTACTTCTTACAGTTGAGCTTTTCTTGCGATCAGGTATGATTCCTCTGCTGCAGATTACTGATTCATTGTTTGACTTCTTACTTTATGCAAATTGGTTAAAAACATCATCTTTCCCATGCTTTTGCTGATGATGAGATCTGGTAAATGGTAATCACTCTTTGTAACTTGGgatttttttcaatttgttgATATAGGGTTTTTGAGGAAATGGACTTAAGGCGAAGTTGGGGCAATGAATCTGGACATAGGGTTTCTCTCAGTATTGCTTCAGCTTTAGTTTCAGCAGTTCTTGAATGGATGCTTATGTTTATGCTCTTTGTTGATGCTAGTTTTGCCTATTTTGTTACAAGATTCGCCCGCCATTACCAACTTCGAGCACCATGTTTGTTGTGCTCGAGATTGGATCATGTTTTGGGAGATGAGAGAGATAGTTTTTACTGGGATTTGATTTGCAATGAGCACAAGTCGAAGCTCGCTTCCTTGGCTCTTTGTCAACTTCAAAACCCCCGCGTTGGTAGTGAGAGATCGTCGTCTCAGTTAGACCAAATGCCTCATGTAGGATATTCTCAGATCAGGGATAACTCCGATTCTGAGTCAGAATCTCCATTTTCAGACACTCAAAGTCATGAAATGGAAACTCCGGTGGCTAAGTTCGTCTTTGCAGAACTTAGCCATCATAATGTAGGATCTGAGGCGCCTATCGGGCTTGGTGGAGATAGTAAAGACGTTGCAGGGCCTTCTGATCTGATAGATTTTTCGTGTGTTGATCCTTCTCCAAATCCGGATGGGGCTCGCCCCGTTGATCCAAAGCAGACTAGTAAGTCAAACGTGTCTCGTTGCATATATTAGCAATctttatatatactaatttgGTGTTCATGTGTATTTCATCTTCTTTTGCACTAGTGGGAGTGATTAGGAAAGCTTATCTACTTCTCTTTTATCATTGTTTTCGAATTTTGGATTGTTTTCTGCAGATGTTGATGTTGAATGTGGAGAAACTTCAAATCAAGGAGTTGACTCCACAGGCACAGATGAGTTATGGAAAGAGGTTAAGACAGATCAAGAAAGCAACTTGATTCCACCAGTTGAAATTCAGATGGATTTAAAATCTAATAAAACTGGCTCTTTGGATCTTGGTGATGCTTATAGATTAGCAGTCGGCGCGAGAGGTAGACAGTTGTCGGGAAGATTAGAACAGCAACGGTCTATAACAGATAGAGTTAGTGAGGATCTGAAGCTCTTGCTGTCACATATATCTGCTGCTCGAGGGCTTGACTTGTCCTCGAATGATATTAGCCCTAAGGTATCTGCAAACGGCGAAGATTTTAGAGCTGTGGATGCCATAGGAGCTCAAATTTTTCAAAGAAAGATTTCACTTGAAAGAAATGAGTCTAATTTATCTCTAGATGGGAGCATTGTGGGTGAAATCGAAGATGAAAGTGATGCAGATCGATTGAAGAGACAGGTTGAGCATGATAAGAAGATATTGGCCACTTTGTACAAAGAATTGGAGGAAGAGAGGAATGCTTCTGCAGTTGCGGCTAATCAAGCAATGGCGATGATCACGAGATTGCAAGAAGAGAAAGCAGCCTTCCATATGGAGGCGCTGCAGTGTGTGAGAATGTTGGAAGAGCAAGCTGAGTATGATGGCGAAGCGCTGCAGAAAGCTAATGTGCTTCTTGCAGAGAACGAGAAACAGATTCAACGTCATCAGCTTGAGCTTCAATCTTACAGAAATCGATTTGGGGATGTGCCTTCGTCTGGATATGAATCAGACGAGTTGAAGGAGCCGATATACATGAGTTCAGATATCAAGACAATTGATGGAACGCCAAAGATCTCGTTGCGTCAGTTTGAAGATGAAAAACAATATATTTTAGAATGTCTGAAGACAGTGGAGGAGAAACTCTTTGCATTCACCAAACATGAAGTCTACTCTGACACGAACAATCGAGGCTTTTCAACAGAGGAATCACTTGATGTGAGTGCTTCTCACTCTCAACGTGAAAACGAAGAATATGGCAGTAAAGATGTCGAGTTAGCAGCACTAAGACACGAGCTGTCTGTTATAAACAACAGATTACAAGCACTCGAGGCAGAGCAAAATGTTATTGAGTGCTCAATCAGTGCACTCGATAAGGGAAGTGAAGGATTTGTATTTATTCGAGAAATAGCAACCCGTCTGCATGACTTGCACTCTGCTCATGCTATCAAAAGGATGCAAGACTCAACGTGATTCATGCCTCGGTGCATCTAAGGTATGCTCTCGACTCGTGCCTCTGTCATCTAGTATAACCGTATATGACTTGTTTGTTACGCGATCAAACTTTTCGTTCCTGTTTTATTGGTTCATACGACGTGATCAACCTATTGAATATCTCAAAGCATTAGTTTGCATTAGGCAAAACCTTAAACAGTTTGAAAGGATTTTGTGTTTTATTCTGTCATATATTGAAGATTGCTTCACTTTAACTGAAAATGCAGAGAATTAGAGTAGTATCATAGAAGCTAATGAGATTGCTAGTTACTCTAAACATAGAATTTAGATAGGAAGATCACAAAAATGCCTTCTTATTATGTGCATCACTAAAAGATGAAGTTTCATTTCTTGCTATAGGCATCTTGTACATCAAAAGGAACAATTTACGCGTTATTGTGTCGTCTAAGTTTTCCCGATAACATGTTTTCTCAGATGCAAAACGACGGAAGCTTAAGCCTTGAGACGCAGTCGAGAAGCATGCTGCAACAAAGCTGTATATGGAAATGTTATGTATAGTGTCATCACTTCTTTTCCCTTCTTCCATCTTATGTATAGGATCTGTATTTTATTACAAAGATTCTTATGAGGAATTCTTGATTTGCAGTTTTGGGTTCTACTTTTTGAATAGATTCCCTCATGTAAGTCTTAGTCTTCTTGTTTGTGAaattttcttgtatttttatAGTGATGGATTTAAAGATGCATAGGCATTTGAAGTCATGTTCTTGAATTGTTTCATTGAAGGATTGAGAAGCAGTAAATTATTATCATTAGATTTCATAGTTGAGTATTGTTTTGTTAAacttttttatatttgaattcCTATTTATTTCATGATACATCCGTTATTTAAATTAGCAATATTTGATGTACAAAGtgagattaattaatccaaacAACATAAATATACAATTCTAAATTAAACTAAGTTGATTTATACAATATGAGATGTAAACGCTACATGGGCCCAGCTTTGTTTTACTTCACTTAGAAACTTATAGAATGGCAACaactaaaatatgaattaaataaaaatatttctcaaATTGCGATACAATACAAGAATtgcaataaatataaaatagacTACAAAAACAGGGCTCCATCTACTCTTTGTGTCACTGCTTGTTTTCTACTTTTCCATTTCCATTTGCATTTGCATTTTGTGAAGCACTCATTAAGCTATCGAATTTCTCAGACTTCTCCAGCACAATTTCGATCTGTaacataaaattattattattatttcgaaTAATTTCTAATATACATTGtttgaaaataaaatcttaTACTATAAAACAAGATCAAAAGCCTAAAATATCTTTGGAGGGAGTAAACGGTCGTCCACACAATAGTTTTGGTGTCAACTGTATGAATagtgaataataatttaaaaggttaatagtgttttatgtcccgaactttcaacgTTATCCACAAAATGTCCGAACTTTTATTTTCTCCTGAAAAATcccgatttttttttccataagatgtcccgctatacaaaatttgatgacaaaaagatgaattatctcgccgaaagaaatattttgagGACCGTCATTATTGGAAAACCATATTAGGAACCACTATTGTTGGAAAACGCAAAAAGTTCGagttttttatcatcttttcgtcaccgaattttgtatagcgagACATTTTATGTTAAAAACTGAAAGTTCAGGATTTTTCAggagaaaataaaagtttatgacattttatgaaaaatgccgAAAGTTCGGAATATAAAATACtattaaccctaatttaaaatgatgtaattcaaaaatattttgaatcTTTCCATAAATTAATACTTACCCTAGCTTTCTGAACAGTACGACCCTTGGCTACATCCTTTGTTCCAACCGTGGAGGTCAAGATACCTAAATTATTAAAACACCAATATCATTCGAGTGCAACTCTTActaaattctgattttgcacgcaaattttaaaatgtaacgtgaaaattattaaattattgatttaatctaATTGACAACTATCAATCAGGATTCCGACCTGCTAACATTGCTAGCCAAATAATTGACGTGACACAATCATTTTCGCCTGACAATTAATTGACAAAAAAAATGTTTCTTATTAAACAATGGTCAATTATTTAGCTAATCATATCACCAATAAGTTTAGTTGGAATCCTAATTGATagcaaattcaaattaaatcaataatttagTAATTAACAAGTCAAGCTTTacaaaatcagaatttgataaaaaatttgTAACTTATACGCAATTAACCCAATCAATAAATTACTTACTCTTCTCGTTAACAAATCCATTATTTTTTAGAATCTCAGCTATCGTCACAACTGTGGTGATGGCTGTAATGAACAAGGTGAActcattatcatcatcatcattaaataaattatattcataaTGTATTTGagcaaatgaaaaaaaatctaGTATTTTGTTTTGTAAGAAAGCTTGTAGACTATCAGGTAGTTAGTTACCCATGCCCAAAGCTGAAAGCTCAATCTCTTTATGTTGTTGTAGGTACCTCTGCATAACAAGAAGAAgataataaagaaaatgaaaacacacacatacaccAGAATAAacatttaattatttcaaaCAAAACCAAACTAATGTGATAACTACATTGCATCAAATTTTCTTGTAGACAAATTCCTATATTTGAAATTACTTCACAAATATTATCATTAGTTTCTTTTCATTAATGTACCACACCATCAAGTATAATTCAagattcattttaaattaattaggacacacacacacacacacatatatagagagagagagagagatagaccTTAGCAAGATTAACATAGAAGAAGAGTGGTTTTTTGGTATTGGACACCTGAATTCTATTTTTCTTGAGATTCTCATTGCCATTGACATTGTTAATGCTATTGTTATGGCTATTGCCATTGTCATGGCTTGCTTGTTTGATAACAGCAGTTTCTTCTTCtattgtcattttccttcaatTCACAAATTCCAACCTTTCCTCTCTGCTCCTATTTTCTGCAGTTTCTAAATTTCTCTTTTTCCACTTAAATCTGGTTCACTATGTATAGAGGAGAATTTGTTTGAATAACTGGTGGAGCTGCTACTTAGCATATTGACCCAATCAAACATATTGACCATGTTAACACCAATCCAAATTCATACCTAATAAATATATGTGGTCCATTTAAATTATGGGAAATGCAAATTAAATATTGGATCTCCACATTGTTAGGACATTGATCCACTCAGTCCACTAGAAGCGGACTTCAAAAATGTTGTCACTCAATTTGATAAGGATGGAAAGGAAGTCTCAAAGAATTGTTTGAATGGTAATAAGAAAATGAGCAAATATTAAATCTCTTAACTACCAACATAGAGAAAGCACAACGACTGTATTCTTGACCAATATGACATTatttttctgttgtaatctTATTTTAGCcaagaataaagaaaatttaaCATAAATGTACTCTTTTTGTACCTAGTATTTTAAAGCAATTCAACTACTTTTCACACTATTTTCCTAATGTAATTGTTATTTCAACTGCTTTAAAAAACTTATACATTTATTCAAGAGATATATGAGGCATGCATGAGGTTATACATCTTGACATGCATGAATCCTGTGTTTCCTTTTTCTGGAGGAATTTCTGCTGAGATTTCTTCAGGGAAAGGCCCCTCTAGTTTAAAATCAAATGATGATTCaataaatcattattttttaagtCTCTTCTTGTAATCAGCTTATTactactgtgtgtgtgtgtgtgtgtgtgtgtgtgtgtgtgtgtgtgtgtgtgtgtgagagagagagagagagagagagagacggattTAAACAGGGTTTCATGCTTGGGGTTACTTAGATTACTACATTATCAGATGATGCAACCAATGATGGACACGTTAACCTATTATCATAATGTATCAACCATACCAAAATAGCATTAGAAAGTTATCTCAGTTTTATTATACCTGTTATCATTCAGGATCAACATCATTCATCGCTTGGTCCTCAACAATGGCCTCTGCAGGATCTTCATTAATTCCATCATTCTGATCATCCAAGTATGCTTGCGAGCTAACATCTTGTCCCATCAAGTCCTTGTGCTTCAGATTGCCTGAAAATCCACGATTGAATGatctaataattaaataatcgaCGATCGCACCAATCACACAAGAAGCTTAATATATTACCAATCCAGAATGAGCATCCACTTGGCGTTGTGCAAAGAAGGGCTTTGACATGAAATAAAAATCGTTCCATAGCTCTCTTTGTCAAAGGAATTTTGCCAGTTATAGCAGTTTGTTTTGATCCCTTCACAAAGCAATAATTCTATGTCAAGGGTTCCTCGATTGTACAGCTATTGGTGAAAAGTAATCAATGCAATCCTACAATATGCAGATTTAGGGAAATAACCTTCGCTTCAGAGCAGAGTCTCTGTATGGTTCTTGTCGCTTTCTGCAGTTCTTTAATCTGGAGAATGCCGGAAACTTGTCAGAATAGACATTTCAAAATTGTTCGGATTAATGAGACTATTCAAAGTTTCTGACCAGGTGAAGTATGAGGTCCTTGTGCAATGGAAACTGAGCCTGTAAGAAGTCAAAAACTGGAGAGAACTTGATTAAGAATACAAgaaaacaataacaataacaaaaacCTCCCTCTAGATGTTATTGAGGGAAAGAAATATCCAGTATCACTAAGCAATAACAAAAATAGCATCTATGCAGGAACAAACTTGATTCATTATCAAGATTAAAAAGTGGAGCTCATAGGTATTCATCCATACAGTGTTCCATTGGTCTGTAGTCTTTCAGTGTAGAGACCACATCTAATGACAAATTACGCTTACCTTTCAGAAAGCTGTCGATGAACTTCCCTCCATACTTAACAGCCACTGCATGAATGCTCACCTaatttattaaagtaaaatgTAAATATTCAATTGCTCAATAGTTCAAAAGTACTAACACTAAAAAGAAGTAGGAGACCACCTTGTCATTATTCCTGCACATGTTAACCAGGGATACAACCACATTAACAGACTGCAACATTTTGTTCAGAAGCCTCTGTATGTCTTCCACTTTAGCACCGCCTCTTGCTTTCTCTAACAGAGAAATTTCCTTAACCTAAGCAGCAAAAGCATAAATAGCAATTTGTTTATTAATCCATATTGAAGTGAGTTACCAAATTCACTCTTTACTGGGAAACACAGAACCACCAGCTGCTCACCAAATTGTTGAGTGCAGATATGTTCTCTTCATGCTGCACATAATGACTTAACATCAGTATCTCAATTATTTGATATAACTTCTCAGCCACAAAAAGATAGTGTGCAGCTCACCATTACTCGGTACCAGACACTCATTGTCGCAGGGCAAAGGCTAGGAAAAGTACTGACATCCTCCATTGCGTTTCCGGAGGGCAAAACCTAATACAATTAAGAT
The genomic region above belongs to Salvia miltiorrhiza cultivar Shanhuang (shh) chromosome 5, IMPLAD_Smil_shh, whole genome shotgun sequence and contains:
- the LOC130984953 gene encoding myosin-binding protein 1-like — protein: MDLRRSWGNESGHRVSLSIASALVSAVLEWMLMFMLFVDASFAYFVTRFARHYQLRAPCLLCSRLDHVLGDERDSFYWDLICNEHKSKLASLALCQLQNPRVGSERSSSQLDQMPHVGYSQIRDNSDSESESPFSDTQSHEMETPVAKFVFAELSHHNVGSEAPIGLGGDSKDVAGPSDLIDFSCVDPSPNPDGARPVDPKQTNVDVECGETSNQGVDSTGTDELWKEVKTDQESNLIPPVEIQMDLKSNKTGSLDLGDAYRLAVGARGRQLSGRLEQQRSITDRVSEDLKLLLSHISAARGLDLSSNDISPKVSANGEDFRAVDAIGAQIFQRKISLERNESNLSLDGSIVGEIEDESDADRLKRQVEHDKKILATLYKELEEERNASAVAANQAMAMITRLQEEKAAFHMEALQCVRMLEEQAEYDGEALQKANVLLAENEKQIQRHQLELQSYRNRFGDVPSSGYESDELKEPIYMSSDIKTIDGTPKISLRQFEDEKQYILECLKTVEEKLFAFTKHEVYSDTNNRGFSTEESLDVSASHSQRENEEYGSKDVELAALRHELSVINNRLQALEAEQNVIECSISALDKGSEGFVFIREIATRLHDLHSAHAIKRMQDST
- the LOC130984954 gene encoding uncharacterized protein At2g34160-like produces the protein MTIEEETAVIKQASHDNGNSHNNSINNVNGNENLKKNRIQVSNTKKPLFFYVNLAKRYLQQHKEIELSALGMAITTVVTIAEILKNNGFVNEKSILTSTVGTKDVAKGRTVQKARIEIVLEKSEKFDSLMSASQNANANGNGKVENKQ